In the genome of bacterium, one region contains:
- a CDS encoding CBS domain-containing protein, translating into MRQQTAKDVMSETVVTVRDDLTLWQVSEILAEHKISGAPVEDDEGSLLGVVSVTDVNRSAAEPQLKARQIMTPIADTVSEETTVPEIARIMVGNHYHRVIVTRREKPVGIVSSMDLLKLVAEL; encoded by the coding sequence ATGAGGCAACAGACAGCGAAAGACGTGATGAGCGAGACCGTGGTGACCGTCCGCGACGACCTCACCCTCTGGCAGGTGTCCGAGATCCTGGCCGAGCACAAGATCTCCGGAGCGCCGGTCGAGGACGACGAGGGTAGCCTGCTGGGGGTGGTCAGCGTCACCGACGTCAACCGCAGCGCCGCGGAGCCGCAGCTGAAGGCGCGCCAGATCATGACCCCGATCGCGGACACGGTCTCCGAGGAGACGACGGTGCCCGAGATCGCCCGGATCATGGTCGGCAACCACTATCACCGGGTGATCGTGACCCGCCGCGAGAAGCCGGTCGGCATCGTCAGCTCGATGGACCTGCTGAAGCTCGTCGCCGAGCTGTAG